One Caldivirga sp. genomic region harbors:
- a CDS encoding HD domain-containing protein, which yields MSWKELRDPIHGWIRLSTDEARLLDDDVFVQRLRRVTQDGMAHYVYPSARGSRFEHSLGTMHLATLIAERVLNETDGHNIRSLMDAIGLHDEGTNAIKQYVRLSGLHHDIGHPPLSHVLDGYVAPLVKPEQPLYTAGLGKEHEVAGLVIMGSSRFRSIISGLGIDASVLRLITFYKLIKRARLATQYGLVKLEVSIPEVKLLGNMGDEEVMLLESLASIISGGIDADRLDYTLRDLYFTGVGSGSGAIDIARLVNYLHLGKGMLIFDDKAKAFLEGYAIARYNLYKWVYMHHKVLQYDEMFREAFRNVIMLEQAKDFKNAALSFLNGNPSEYDLDTYTDEYLGAILSETYHKGLLSGYVRDYVNSILHRKTSMRALWKRDEDYIMAFGLGNAVMLNKYIDEHLELNGLNWVNEFKTQVASEMRRALNCNCRVLVSTASFSNDINTFVKNNDGSLITITEASPLIKAIDNAWEQTPHVFLFMDPSELSSNSVELSKARSTAVRILMNMVTTGS from the coding sequence GTGTCCTGGAAGGAGCTTAGGGATCCAATACATGGCTGGATTAGGCTAAGCACTGATGAGGCTAGGTTACTTGATGATGATGTGTTTGTGCAGAGGCTTAGGAGAGTGACTCAAGATGGTATGGCTCATTATGTTTACCCATCAGCCAGGGGAAGTAGGTTTGAGCATAGTTTAGGCACAATGCACTTGGCTACATTAATAGCGGAAAGAGTACTGAATGAGACTGATGGGCACAACATTAGGTCCTTAATGGATGCTATTGGGCTTCATGATGAAGGAACCAATGCGATAAAGCAGTACGTTAGGTTAAGTGGGCTGCATCACGATATTGGCCACCCACCATTATCGCATGTCCTTGATGGCTATGTAGCACCATTAGTTAAACCTGAGCAGCCGCTTTACACTGCGGGATTAGGAAAGGAGCATGAGGTGGCTGGCTTAGTGATAATGGGTTCAAGTAGGTTCAGAAGCATAATCAGTGGCCTGGGTATTGATGCAAGCGTGCTCAGGTTAATAACATTCTATAAGTTGATTAAGCGTGCAAGGCTAGCTACTCAATATGGCCTAGTTAAACTAGAGGTAAGTATCCCTGAAGTTAAGCTACTGGGTAATATGGGGGATGAGGAGGTGATGCTTCTAGAATCTCTGGCATCAATAATCTCAGGAGGTATTGATGCTGATAGGCTTGATTACACGCTCAGGGATCTTTACTTCACTGGTGTTGGATCTGGAAGTGGGGCTATTGATATTGCTAGACTTGTTAATTACCTGCATTTGGGTAAAGGCATGTTAATATTCGATGATAAGGCTAAGGCATTCCTGGAGGGTTACGCAATAGCCAGGTATAATCTTTATAAGTGGGTTTACATGCATCATAAGGTTCTTCAATATGATGAAATGTTCAGGGAAGCCTTCAGAAACGTAATAATGCTTGAGCAGGCTAAGGACTTTAAGAACGCTGCGCTTAGCTTCCTTAATGGGAACCCCAGCGAATACGACTTGGATACATACACTGATGAATACTTAGGTGCAATATTGAGTGAAACTTACCATAAAGGATTACTCAGTGGTTACGTTAGGGATTACGTGAACTCCATATTGCATAGAAAAACCAGCATGAGGGCCTTATGGAAGAGGGATGAAGATTACATTATGGCTTTTGGACTAGGCAATGCAGTAATGCTTAATAAGTATATTGATGAGCACTTAGAGTTAAATGGATTAAACTGGGTTAATGAGTTTAAGACCCAGGTAGCCAGTGAAATGAGAAGAGCCCTTAACTGTAACTGCAGGGTACTGGTTTCCACGGCATCCTTTAGTAATGACATAAACACCTTTGTTAAGAACAATGATGGATCATTAATAACCATTACTGAGGCATCTCCCTTAATAAAGGCCATTGATAATGCATGGGAGCAGACCCCACATGTATTCCTATTCATGGATCCAAGTGAACTAAGCAGTAACAGTGTAGAGTTAAGTAAGGCAAGGAGTACTGCCGTAAGGATTTTAATGAATATGGTGACTACTGGCTCCTAA